Within the Candidatus Campbellbacteria bacterium genome, the region TCCCTTTCAAAGAACACGCGAGGACTTTCGTCCCCACATTGCTTTTATTATATTACCAAAACAAGCATTTTGTCAAACCACTCAGTTCTTCTATTTCATTATCGCTCTGTGGTTTCATTGCTTTAATTAAAAAACCACCCACGGCGACAAGGTCGCGTGGGTGGTTGAAAACTTGGGTGGCACATATGCCAACCCGAGATGTCAATAGGGTCTGTCAGGGGCATCAAGGACTTGGACGACATTCCGAGAAAAGTTTTCAGCACCTTCCAAAGATATCTCACCTGAAGACTCTCTAACATACTCTTTGCCCAATCTCTTGATACACCACTCTTTGACTTCCCCGAAGTGTTCTGGATAACTAGGATTGTTATCCAAAAGTTTGCCAATTTTCATGAGTGCTGCAAGAACATTGCAATCTTTACGCGCATTGCCAAGATACCAATTGTGTCCTCGCCATTTCCCAAACCATCCGTTTTGTTCATCGGGAACATCATCGTAAGCATTGCCGATGATGTAACCACCAAAACCCATTTGCATCAAAAAACAGATGTCATCATGACAATAATATGGGTTGTTAAGGTAGTGTCCAGCAACCAAAAAGTCCAGTTTGGCAGCTCTTACAACACAAGACGCTTTTCTTTTGTCTTCGTAAGCAGTGGCTGAAACGATTGAAACAATGTCGTCACCTTTGGGTGGGATGTATTTCTTCGTCTGGTCAACAGGTACACGGTACACTACAAAGAAGGTAGCTTCGTATACTTCGCCTTCTTCCCACGCCACCATGTTCTTCATATTCTTCTCCAACAAATTTTTGGTTTTTTTCCACAAACTTCTAGTGAAAGATAGCGATTCGTCATCACAAAGAAACCCTACCCTGAATTCCTTCTTAGGCTTTTTCTCAGTAGCCATAAGATTTTCCTCCTCTTTCCTTTACTTCCACAAAGTGAAACCTGTTTTCGGGATGCGACAAGCATCCCTTTCAAAGAACACGCGAGGACTTTCGTCCCCACATTGCTTTTATTATATTACCAAAACAAGCATTTTGTCAAACCACTCAGTTCTTCTATTTCATTATCGCTCGGCAGTTTCATTTTCATTAATTAAAAAACCACCCACGACGACAAAGTCGCGTGGGTGGTTTGGGTCAACCTCAACCTGTGCGTTCCATTATGCTAAGAACACTACCCTGTGTGCGAAAGTCAAGGGCAGAGAGAATATCTCTACCTAAAAATACAAGCTTTTCACAACATTCTTCGTTTGGGTCTTCACCCCAGTATTCAGGTTTTTCTTTACCAACAAAATCTTGGATAAACCCAAGAATGCAGTCGGCATCTATTTTCTGTAAGCAATCACGAGCGCTCAAAGAATGGCGTTCATCCACTCCGTGATTAACGATTCCCATGGATCGTATAAACAACTTAAGAAGATGAGGATTTTCGCTCATATCGCCAAGGTAGTTCGCTACACCATAGGGTGGTCTAACGGGAAGCCTGCCCAAACCCACGGTCCCCTTGAGATCATAACCTCCCTCGTTGCCGATGAAATAACAACCTCCACATCCACCATGTAACAAAGAAACGTAGAAATCATGACCACTAAATTTCCCACCACCACTAAGATAGTTCCCATCTCCAAGATAGGGGTTGATGATGAGAAAATCTGGTCTGACAGTTTTTACAAGATCTTTTGTTTCTTTCTTGCCATTGCGGTAGAACAACAATATATTGTCGTCTTCGCGTTCGGGTATAGGACTGCCATCACAAGACACAACATAGAAATCTTTGTAGATGTTGTATGCATCCCATTTCTCCTTGCCCTTTCTCAGGAGTTCTCTCGTTTTCCTCCAAAAATCTTGTGTTTGCGGTAACTCACTGAGATGACAGAGAAACGCAATCCTTACTGTTCTCTCAATCCTCCCATTGACTTTTGCTTCTGTGCTCATTTCTTTTCCTCCTCTTTCCTTTACTTCCACAAAGTGAAACCTGTTTTCGGGATGCGACAAGCATCCCTTTCAAAGAACACGCGAGGACTTTCGTCCCCACATTGCTTTTATTATATCTCACTAACCAAAGTTTTGTCAAACCCGCGCTCTGCGACCTATTACTTCCCCCTTCTTTATTGTTCTTTCTTTTCTTCGGTTGGCGCTTCACCCTCTGTTTTCTGTTCTGCTGTTGCTTCCTTATTTTCCACCACCTCTTCTTTTTGTTCTGGCTTCTGCTCTGTCGTCTCCTCTGGCTTCTGCTCTGTCGCCTCCTCTACCTTTTGTTCTGCCTGTGGTTGTTCGGTTGGTGCTTTTTCCTCGCCAACTTTTTCCTCTCCACTTTTTTGTTCAGCTGACACTTCACCCTCTGCTTTTTGAGTGGCTACTTCTTCTGTCTTATTTTCATTGGCAACACCAGCCTCTTGTTTTTCTTCGTTAACTTCTTTCTTTATAGGTGTTTTCTTTGGTAGGACATTTTTCTTTTTTCCTTTGAGCATACCGTCTGCTACCAATATATTAAAAACTGTCTCAGACACTTCTGCACCGTTGTTCATCCAATGTTGTATTCTCTCCTTTTCTATTGATTTGGTTTTTCTTATGCTGTCGTAAGTTCCCAACTTTTCTATATACTTTCCACTTTTAGGACCAACGCTGGAGTCCACAACAATAATACGATATGAAGGATTGTTTTTTCTTCCTGTTCTTTGTAATCTTATTTTAAGCATTATAGTGTTTAATAGTAGGTGTCATTGAATAATTTGTCAATGTTTAGTAATAATTCTTTAGATTCTTTGTCTTTTTGTGTGATTGAATCTTGTTTATCGCTTTTGCCTCAATCTGCCTTATTCTCTCACGGGTTACACTGAATTTCTTACCCACTTCTTCAAGAGTTCTCGCGTGTCCGTCCTTTAGTCCGTGCCTCATTTCAATAACTTCTCTTTCTTTTTCAGTGAGGTCTCCAAGAATTTCCTGTATTTGTGTTGACAGGATACTTTTTGATGCCTGTGTGTCTGGTGATTCTGTGGTTGTGTCAGCAGTAAATTCACCCAATGACGATCTTTCTGGGTCACTTGAATCACCGATTTGCTTATCAAGTGATGCGGTGTCTTGCCTTATTCTCTGTATCATCCACACTTTCTCAACAGGAATATCCATCTCAACTGCGACTTCTTCTGCATGTGGTTCGCGACCAAATTCTTGTGTGAGACGATTACAAACCTTGCGATACTGGTGAATTGTGTCCACCATGTGAACTGGTATGCGGATAATTCTTGATTGGTCTGCAAGAGCTCTGCTTATTGATTGTCTTATCCACCAAGTCGCGTATGTAGAGAATTTGTAGTCCATTCTATAATCAAATTTTTCAGCCGCTTTGAAAAGTCCAAATGTTCCTTCCTGAATCAAATCAAGCAGGGTTAAATTAGGGTTTTTGTTTACATATCTCCTTGCATGTGAAACAACCAAGCGCAAGTTTGCTTGTATCAATATTTTTTTAGCATCTTCGTCCCCATTTTGTATTCTTTTACTCAATTCTTTTTCTTCTTGGGCTGTTAAAAGCTTATGCCTTCCTATCTCTTTCAGATACATCTGAACAAGGTCGCTTGAAGAGGTCTTTACATTTCCTCTTGTCGGAGTGTTTGTTATTCCAGGTAGTGTTATTTTGGACAAATCATCAAAATTGCTTATTGATTCTGCGACTTTTATATTCCTTATATCCATCTCGTCATAAAGTTTCTCAAGTAGTTGTATCTTCTTTTCTATCAAAGGGAATTGTTTCAATATCTCATCGTATGTTATAAAGCCCCTTTGCTGACCGACTTTAACCAATGTATTAATTCTGGATTGCGCGATTTTTGAAAGAGTAAATGGCTTTTTCCTTCCGACCTTTTTCACTTTCACTTTTTTCTTCGCAACTTTTTTTGGCGCCCTTTTTACAACCTTCTTTGCTTTTTTCTTCGTGACTTTTTTCACCTTTTTTCTTCCAACCTTTCTTCCGACTTTTCTTGCTTTTCTTGGAACTTTTTTTACAACCCTCCTCTTCTTTGTCTTTTTGGTTGTTGATTTTCTCTTTTTAGACACTCTTTTAGACAGAGAAGTTTTTCTTCTTGTTGTCTTTTTTGATTTTTTTGTGGTTTTTGTCTTTTTGGGCATATATTAATCTGTATGTTTTTCAAGTGACTTCAACTTATTTAATATATCATACAACTCTCTCTCAAACTTCTCCTTGTTTTCTGAGTCCGCTTCGTCAATTGCTTTTGCTATATTATTTTGGCGCTCCTTTAGCAAAACTCGGAAAAGTCTTTCTGTTATCTCTTCAAGGGCTATGAGCATGTTTGATACCCTGTGCGTTTCATCTGGGTACTCCTGCTCAAAACGAAGGGCAGCAACTTCAGGATCAACTGGATTTTTCTCGTCCATATATTCCTCCGTGATTTCTTCAATGAGATTTTTAAGCGAGTCCTTACACTCTATGCTATTTGTTTTTATATAACTCAAATATGCAAAAAATTCATTTGATAATTTCTCTTTCGGCAATTTGTCAGTTTGAGGGTTGGGTGTCTTTTGAGTATAGATTACTTTATTTTCCTTTGTTTTTTCATATTGCCTTCTTACATCATCAATAGGCACATCAAACTCTTTTGATACTTTGTTAAGCAATGTCGCCTGCAACAAATCATCAGAAGAAGCGTTTATAAGAGAAAATACAAGTTCGTTTGTTTTCTTTATCTGTTTTACCACATCACCTTCTTTTTTCACCTGTGCGATAAAAAAGTCAAACACATCGGCAGACTCTCTTATGACTTTCTTCCAATTTGATGAA harbors:
- the rpsP gene encoding 30S ribosomal protein S16, translating into MLKIRLQRTGRKNNPSYRIIVVDSSVGPKSGKYIEKLGTYDSIRKTKSIEKERIQHWMNNGAEVSETVFNILVADGMLKGKKKNVLPKKTPIKKEVNEEKQEAGVANENKTEEVATQKAEGEVSAEQKSGEEKVGEEKAPTEQPQAEQKVEEATEQKPEETTEQKPEQKEEVVENKEATAEQKTEGEAPTEEKKEQ
- a CDS encoding sigma-70 family RNA polymerase sigma factor produces the protein MPKKTKTTKKSKKTTRRKTSLSKRVSKKRKSTTKKTKKRRVVKKVPRKARKVGRKVGRKKVKKVTKKKAKKVVKRAPKKVAKKKVKVKKVGRKKPFTLSKIAQSRINTLVKVGQQRGFITYDEILKQFPLIEKKIQLLEKLYDEMDIRNIKVAESISNFDDLSKITLPGITNTPTRGNVKTSSSDLVQMYLKEIGRHKLLTAQEEKELSKRIQNGDEDAKKILIQANLRLVVSHARRYVNKNPNLTLLDLIQEGTFGLFKAAEKFDYRMDYKFSTYATWWIRQSISRALADQSRIIRIPVHMVDTIHQYRKVCNRLTQEFGREPHAEEVAVEMDIPVEKVWMIQRIRQDTASLDKQIGDSSDPERSSLGEFTADTTTESPDTQASKSILSTQIQEILGDLTEKEREVIEMRHGLKDGHARTLEEVGKKFSVTRERIRQIEAKAINKIQSHKKTKNLKNYY